The genomic interval AAGCGTACCCATTTGACTTGATTCTATCAAGTTTTATCTTTTCAAGCACCCTTTTAGAGATACATTTAAAACCACTTGTCAAATCCTTAACTGGAACGCCTGTAAAAGTCCTCGCATAAGCATTGGCAAAATAACTGAGCAAAACCCTACTCATTGGCCAGTTCATAACCGAAACACCATGCGAATATCTTGAACCAATGACTATATCATAACTGTCAAGCGTTCCTTTAAGCAATTCAGGTATTTCCTTCGGGTCGTGTGAAAAATCGGCGTCCATCTGAAAAACATAATCGTAATCGTTCGCCAACGCAAATTTAAAACCCTCAACATATGCAGTCCCAAGCCCAAGCTTTCCGGGTCTTTGAATCAAATGAATCCTCCCAGAAAATTTCCCCTGCAATTCCTTCACAACTTCAACCGTTCCATCAGGTGAATTATCATCAACGACAAGAACATCAACCCGAGCATCAGCAAAGGACTTTATCTTCTCCTCCTGGCTTAAAACCTGTGGTATTAACTCCCTCACATTCTCAGCTTCATTATATGTCGGAATTATAACAAGGATTTTCATCGGGTGTCAATTTTTACTTTTGAAAAAATCAACGATACTTTCAACTACATAATCAATCTCATCATCCCTTAACTCGGGAAACATCGGCAAAGATAGCACCTCCCGTGAGCATTTTTCAGCGATAGGGAAGTCACCCTCTTTATAACCAAAATAAGAAAACGCCTTTTGAAGATGAAGCGGGATCGGGTAATGAACCGCTGTTTGAATCCCTCTCCCCCTCAAAAATTCAATCAACTCATCCCTTCTGTTTGTCCTTATAGTGTATTGATGATAAATATGCTTATTATACGGCTCAGCGTAAGGAGTAACAATTGAATCAATGTCCTTTAACGCATTTGAATATCTATTTGCGATCTCAGATCTTCTCTCGTTCCACTCATCAACATATTTTAACTTCACAAGCAAGATCCCCGCCTGCAAAGTGTCAAGTCGGCTATTGACCCCAAGTAGCTCGTGGTGATATCTCATCCTTGACCCGTGGACGCGAATCATCCTTATCTTCTCCGCTAAGTCATCATTATTAGTGACCACCATACCAGCATCGCCAAAAGCACCGAGATTTTTCGTCGGGAAGAAACTAATGCAGGATATGTCGCCAAAAGTGCAAACCTTTCTGCCCTTGTACTCGGCTCCAAACGCCTGAGCCGAGTCCTCAATCACATAAAGATTGTATCTTCTGGCTATGTCAAGAATTTTCTCCATCTCTGCGGGCTGACCATAAAGGTGAACTGGAATTATCGCCTTCGTCTTTTCAGTTATCCTCTCCTCAATAAGTTTTGGCTCTATGTTATATGTTCGCTCATCAATATCAACATAGACGGGCTTTCCGCCAAGTAGAACAACCGTTTCAGCTGTTGCCACAAATGTGAAAGGCGTCGTTATAACTTCATCCCCCGGCTTTAAACCAATAGCCATTAACGCAATTTGAAGAGCGTCCGTCCCGGAGGCAACACCTATAGCATGTTTAACACCAAGATACTGCGCAACTTTCTGCTCAAATTCCTTAACCTCCTCACCAAGTATAAAATCACCCCTGCTCAAAACTTTTTGAATTACAGCATCAATTTCTTCTTTCAAATTCAGATACTGCCTCACCGGTGTGAAAATCGGTATCTCCATTTACTCTACAAGTTTATGTTTTAAGTTTGACCTTTGCCAGAAAGAATATGCAAAATTGTGTAAGCAATGATCTTCAAATCCATACGAAGCGACATATTCTCAATGTAAAAAAGATCATATTGCAGTTTTTTCTTTACATCCTCAATTGATTCATCGTATTTATACTTGACCTGAGCCCAACCAGTGATGCCAGGCTTAACTTTCAACCTTCTCCTGTAAAGGGGGATCTCCTTTGAAAGCTTCTCTACAAAAACAGGTCTTTCAGGTCTCGGTCCAATTAAGCTCATATCTCCCTTTAAAACATTTATAAATTGTGGGATTTCATCAAGATGAAGTTTCCTCAAAATTTTTCCAACGCGCGTAACCCTTGGATCATTTTTTGTTGCCCAAGTTGGACCAGTAAGCGCTTCCGCATTCTCATACATAGAACGGAACTTATACAATGTAAATATCTTCCCGTCCTTCCCAACCCTTTCCTGCTTGTATATCACAGGTCCACGAGAATCAATTTTGATCAAAATCGCAATCAAAACCCACAAAGGCAAACCAAGACCGAGAACGATCAAAGAAACAACTATATCAATCAACCTTTTTACAACCCTCTCCCATGGTTGCATTATCTCAGGCATTATCTCAATCAACGGGAAACCATAGATCTGATTCGTTCGTGCCTGTCCGCTTATTGCGTCGTAAAGGTCGGGAACTATTTTAAAATTAACATCCTCCTTACACTTCCCAATTAATTCAAGCAATTTGTCATGTTCGCTTGATTCAAGCGCGAAAATCACCTCTTTAACCTCGTTCTCCCTTATTATCTCGTTTATCTTATCAGCAGTGCCAAGAACCTTAACACCCTTATATTCACCCCCCTTCCTTTTATCTGTCCTCACGAAACCGACAACCTTATAGCCAAGTGCCGGATATTTCAAAATTAGATCAAAAATCTCCCTACCCTTCTCATTGAACCCCACGATAATTGTATTCCTTGCACCTATTCCTGCTTCAAGAAGTTTCCTTTGAAATGTTCTAACGCTTAACCTCCCGACAGAAACAAATGAAAGCACAATGAACCAATAGATCAATATCAACAATCTTGAATTCGCTGGTGAATTCGTTGATATATCATCAATAAAGATGGCGAAAAACAACGCTAAAACACCAAATGTGACGGTTTTAAAAATGGTTATAAGCTCATCAAGCCGTGATTTAGCATACCAAGATTGGTAAAGCCCGAAAAACCAAAACAAAATGAGCCAGTAAACGGTTATGACAAACATTGGTAGAAGAAATTCCGGTTTAGTGTAATATTGAAACAGACCACTTTCAACCCTGATGAAATAATAGATCACCCAGCTCAACACAAGCATCAAAACATCAATGCACAAAACAATTATTTTTTCAAGCGTTTTTAACATATTGAGGAATTTTCTTTCTTTTAATCAGAACATCCTCATATACTTGGGCAATCTTTGATAACATTTTATCAAGTGTAAATTTTTCAATTGCTTTTTCCCGCCCAGCTTTCCCCATGCGTTCACGCAACTCAACATCGGAAACAAGTTTCCTTATCGCCTTGGCAAGTGCATTCACATCCCTTGATGGGACAAGATAACCATTAACTCCATCGTCAACAAGTTCAGGTATCCCACCTACACGAGTTGCAACAACTGGCAAACCCGACATCATCGCTTCAATAATTGTCAAAGGTAAACCCTCCCACCTGGAAGGCAAAACAAAGATATCACTTTCAGCAAGTATTTTGGGGATGTCAAACCTTTCACCAAGTAAAATAACTCTATCTCTCAATCCGTTCTTAAAGATATATCCTTCAACTTGTTGACGCAATTCACCATCACCAACAATTTGAAGCTTTATCTCTGGAACTAACTTAATTGCATCAATAAGCAAAAGTAAATCCTTGGGTGGAGCAAGTCGACCCACAAATGTAACAATCACCTCATTGGAAGATTTGCGATAATCCCTTGAAATTTTAAAAAATTCATTAGGATCAACTCCGTTATGTATTACAACAAGTTTGTCCTCCCTAGCAACCTTAAACTTTAATGCAAGTTTCCTATCAAATTCAGAAACACAGATAATTTTATCGGTGACATATCCAGCTAACTTCTCAATTTGCGCCAACAGAAATCTCTTCCAGTATTCCCTGCCCTCTGTAAATGCCCATCCGTGAGCTGTGAAAATTATCGGCTTAACATTTAAAACAGCCGACCAGAACCGTGCAATTAAACCCGCCTTGGTGCTGTGCGCGTGAATTATATCGGGCGAAAATTCTTTTATCGCTTTTTTAACGGGCACAAAAGCTCTAATATCATTAAAAATATGAAGCCGTCGCACAAAATATGGGTTCACAAATAACCTTACACCAAGTTTCTCAGCCTCCCTTAATAACCTCGGCTCTGGAGCCGAGACCAAACCAATTTCAAAACCTTGCGTAGTGAAATATCTCATCAACTGCAAAACATGCATTGAAGCTCCACCGAATCCAGCAGATGTCACAACATAAAGTATCCGCACAAAATTAACTCGTTTTATTTTTCAGTTTCACAAGACCAAACATGAAACCCAAAATTATCCAAAAATGTCGCCAATGAAGCGTATCTATTACAAAACTTTGAACCAAAATCCCAACCAAAGAGCTCAAAAGCCAAGCTATATCCTGAAATTTTGCTTCATTTGATTTTAAACTTCTAAAAAGTTCAAAGATTCCAAAAACAATCGCCACGCTCAACCCAACCAAAAAAATTCCAAATCCAAGCAATCCGTTCTCAGTTAAAACCCTCAAATATAAACTATGCGCTGACGGAGTTAACCTCAACATCGGTCCGCCAACCGACTTTTGATAATCAATTGAATAAATCTCAAATTGTCCTGGACCAACACCAAGTGGGTAGTTTTTTAGCATTTCAATGCCCGCTCTCCATGCCATCGCCCTCCCGTAAATGTCATACCATTGTAATCCTCTAAACCTAAAACTTTGTCTAAATGTTTCAAGCAAAAATGGAACGGAAATTAAGCCGATAACAACCGCAATTGAAAGCACAATAAAAAATCTCTTGCTTCGTCTCACAAAAATTGAAATCAAACCAATGACACCAATACCGCTTAAAAGATTTAAAAATGAACCGCGTGAAAATGTCAAGACAACTGAAATTAAAAGAAACAAAAACATTAAAAGATATTTACCGATTTCTTCTCTCTTGCCAAATAAAATTCTCGTCATTGCGAATAAAGCGCCCGTTGATATAAACGCACCCGCAACATTTGGGTCCTTAAAAAAACCAGCTGGTCTTCCAAGTCGCCCCTGAAGGTATAATAGTAAAATCATAACCGCCAAAACCATAGCCGAAATTATAACCGCAATAAGATAAAATCTTTTAACCTCATTCCAAGTATCATAATCCTTGATATACCCCGAAAAATAAAAAGCAAACGATATCGTATAAACTGTAACAAGGGCAAAAAACCCAGCACGCTGTAAAGAAATGCTTAACGGAATTTGCACCAAGTTAAGCAAAATATAAACAAACAAAAGATAAAATAATGGATTATTACTCCACTTGACATCACCTTTTATTATCCTTTTCAACCACGAGCCAAAAAAAACGAAATCAACAGGTGCTGGTTCAAATTCAAGTCCCCAAAGGAACATTAATCCAGCGTTCGCCTCACGCCTGGTCAGGACAAGCCACAAAAAACCAGCAATAAACATTAAAATCCACATACCATAATAGTTCACAAAAATTCCAAAAAATGGTAATACAAGGGAAAGCACAAACAAAACGTTCTGGACCTCAATCTTGGAAACATATCGGATATTTTGCCTTGCTATTTCCATAAAGATTTAATAACGCGCTTTATGTATTTTAAAAATGAAAAAGGTAAAACAACACAAATGGTGAAAAACGAAATTTTACTTTCCCGAAAAAGCTTTAAATAAGAGTTTATCTCCTTCCTTTCCATGTCCCATAACTTTGCGCTCAACCCACTAAAACCATAATACGGTTTATACCGATACCCAAGATTAAGTTTAATAAAAGCACCAGAATAGCCAGATAAAAGTATGTTAAGCCACAATAAGTAATCCTCCCCGTATTTCTTTGATGGCTCAAAGCGAAATGGCAAACCATTTTTAAGCATAACTGATGAAGTCGGAAAAACATTCTGAAAG from Candidatus Thermokryptus mobilis carries:
- a CDS encoding polyprenol monophosphomannose synthase; this translates as MKILVIIPTYNEAENVRELIPQVLSQEEKIKSFADARVDVLVVDDNSPDGTVEVVKELQGKFSGRIHLIQRPGKLGLGTAYVEGFKFALANDYDYVFQMDADFSHDPKEIPELLKGTLDSYDIVIGSRYSHGVSVMNWPMSRVLLSYFANAYARTFTGVPVKDLTSGFKCISKRVLEKIKLDRIKSNGYAFQIEFTVKSYYKGMRIKEHPIIFVERRSGVSKMNRKIVFEAAFMVLRLMFSERFLKLFKRKRDGG
- a CDS encoding DegT/DnrJ/EryC1/StrS family aminotransferase, which encodes MEIPIFTPVRQYLNLKEEIDAVIQKVLSRGDFILGEEVKEFEQKVAQYLGVKHAIGVASGTDALQIALMAIGLKPGDEVITTPFTFVATAETVVLLGGKPVYVDIDERTYNIEPKLIEERITEKTKAIIPVHLYGQPAEMEKILDIARRYNLYVIEDSAQAFGAEYKGRKVCTFGDISCISFFPTKNLGAFGDAGMVVTNNDDLAEKIRMIRVHGSRMRYHHELLGVNSRLDTLQAGILLVKLKYVDEWNERRSEIANRYSNALKDIDSIVTPYAEPYNKHIYHQYTIRTNRRDELIEFLRGRGIQTAVHYPIPLHLQKAFSYFGYKEGDFPIAEKCSREVLSLPMFPELRDDEIDYVVESIVDFFKSKN
- a CDS encoding undecaprenyl-phosphate glucose phosphotransferase gives rise to the protein MLKTLEKIIVLCIDVLMLVLSWVIYYFIRVESGLFQYYTKPEFLLPMFVITVYWLILFWFFGLYQSWYAKSRLDELITIFKTVTFGVLALFFAIFIDDISTNSPANSRLLILIYWFIVLSFVSVGRLSVRTFQRKLLEAGIGARNTIIVGFNEKGREIFDLILKYPALGYKVVGFVRTDKRKGGEYKGVKVLGTADKINEIIRENEVKEVIFALESSEHDKLLELIGKCKEDVNFKIVPDLYDAISGQARTNQIYGFPLIEIMPEIMQPWERVVKRLIDIVVSLIVLGLGLPLWVLIAILIKIDSRGPVIYKQERVGKDGKIFTLYKFRSMYENAEALTGPTWATKNDPRVTRVGKILRKLHLDEIPQFINVLKGDMSLIGPRPERPVFVEKLSKEIPLYRRRLKVKPGITGWAQVKYKYDESIEDVKKKLQYDLFYIENMSLRMDLKIIAYTILHILSGKGQT
- a CDS encoding glycosyltransferase family 4 protein: MRILYVVTSAGFGGASMHVLQLMRYFTTQGFEIGLVSAPEPRLLREAEKLGVRLFVNPYFVRRLHIFNDIRAFVPVKKAIKEFSPDIIHAHSTKAGLIARFWSAVLNVKPIIFTAHGWAFTEGREYWKRFLLAQIEKLAGYVTDKIICVSEFDRKLALKFKVAREDKLVVIHNGVDPNEFFKISRDYRKSSNEVIVTFVGRLAPPKDLLLLIDAIKLVPEIKLQIVGDGELRQQVEGYIFKNGLRDRVILLGERFDIPKILAESDIFVLPSRWEGLPLTIIEAMMSGLPVVATRVGGIPELVDDGVNGYLVPSRDVNALAKAIRKLVSDVELRERMGKAGREKAIEKFTLDKMLSKIAQVYEDVLIKRKKIPQYVKNA
- a CDS encoding O-antigen ligase family protein encodes the protein MNYYGMWILMFIAGFLWLVLTRREANAGLMFLWGLEFEPAPVDFVFFGSWLKRIIKGDVKWSNNPLFYLLFVYILLNLVQIPLSISLQRAGFFALVTVYTISFAFYFSGYIKDYDTWNEVKRFYLIAVIISAMVLAVMILLLYLQGRLGRPAGFFKDPNVAGAFISTGALFAMTRILFGKREEIGKYLLMFLFLLISVVLTFSRGSFLNLLSGIGVIGLISIFVRRSKRFFIVLSIAVVIGLISVPFLLETFRQSFRFRGLQWYDIYGRAMAWRAGIEMLKNYPLGVGPGQFEIYSIDYQKSVGGPMLRLTPSAHSLYLRVLTENGLLGFGIFLVGLSVAIVFGIFELFRSLKSNEAKFQDIAWLLSSLVGILVQSFVIDTLHWRHFWIILGFMFGLVKLKNKTS